Proteins from one Aureimonas sp. SA4125 genomic window:
- the pdxA gene encoding 4-hydroxythreonine-4-phosphate dehydrogenase PdxA: MNTPRQARPLAVTIGEPSGVGADIALAAWGRRFRQPIPAFVLLADPAMLRQRMARLGLDLTLHEIASSDEALSCFATGLPVMPLENRHLEQPGTLDVRNALGTIEAIDRATQMALAGSIGAVVTNPIDKKALYDAGFRHPGHTEYLADLCARQLKRDFMPVMLLTGPELSCVPVTIHIPLASVPSVLTTELIVATGRIVAREMRTRMGVAEPRLAIAGLNPHAGERGAIGGEDEAIVRPAVDQLRSEGIDAVGPLPADTMFHRQARALYDVALCMYHDQALIPAKTLAFDETVNCTLGLPIIRTSPDHGTAAGIAGTGAARPDSFIAALDLAARMAGHADTGHTVAAA, from the coding sequence ATGAACACGCCGCGTCAGGCACGGCCGCTGGCCGTGACCATCGGCGAACCGTCAGGCGTCGGCGCCGACATCGCGCTCGCCGCCTGGGGCCGCCGTTTTCGCCAGCCGATCCCGGCCTTTGTGCTGCTTGCGGATCCAGCGATGCTTCGGCAGCGGATGGCGCGCCTTGGGCTCGACCTGACGCTGCACGAGATCGCCTCGTCCGACGAGGCCCTGTCCTGTTTTGCCACGGGGCTGCCGGTGATGCCGTTGGAGAATCGGCATCTGGAGCAGCCGGGAACGTTGGACGTCCGCAACGCCCTCGGCACGATCGAGGCGATCGACCGCGCAACGCAGATGGCCCTCGCCGGCTCCATCGGTGCCGTGGTGACCAATCCCATCGACAAGAAGGCCCTCTACGACGCGGGCTTCCGGCATCCCGGCCATACGGAATACCTCGCCGATCTCTGCGCCCGTCAGCTGAAGCGCGATTTCATGCCCGTGATGCTGTTGACGGGGCCTGAGCTTTCCTGTGTCCCCGTGACGATCCACATTCCGCTCGCGTCGGTACCGTCGGTGCTGACGACCGAGCTCATCGTCGCGACCGGGCGCATTGTCGCGCGCGAGATGCGAACGCGGATGGGCGTCGCCGAGCCGCGCCTTGCCATCGCCGGCCTCAATCCGCATGCCGGCGAGCGTGGCGCCATCGGAGGCGAGGACGAGGCGATCGTGCGGCCGGCGGTCGATCAGTTGCGGAGTGAGGGCATCGACGCCGTCGGCCCCCTCCCCGCCGACACGATGTTTCACCGCCAGGCGCGGGCGCTCTACGACGTGGCGCTCTGCATGTATCACGACCAGGCGCTGATCCCGGCCAAGACGCTCGCCTTCGACGAGACCGTGAACTGCACGCTCGGCCTGCCGATCATTCGGACGTCGCCCGACCACGGCACCGCCGCCGGCATCGCCGGAACAGGGGCCGCCCGGCCGGACAGCTTCATCGCGGCGCTCGATCTCGCTGCGCGAATGGCCGGGCATGCCGACACCGGCCACACTGTGGCGGCGGCTTGA
- the rsmA gene encoding 16S rRNA (adenine(1518)-N(6)/adenine(1519)-N(6))-dimethyltransferase RsmA translates to MSAADGLPPLRVVMTEHGLDPRKALGQNFLLDLNLTGRIARQALPLEGCSVVEIGPGPGGLTRALLANGAEHLTVVEKDSRCLGALAAIAAHYPGRLTVVEGDALKTDVAALADGRPLKIVANLPYNIGTQLLLDWVAVPSWPPVWNELTLMFQREVAERIVAKPGSAHYGRLAVLCGWRTRASILFDVGPEAFTPPPKVTSSVVQLQPIHEPVDVPLEALEAVTAAGFGQRRKMLRQSLKPLGGEALLLRAGIEPQRRAETLSVEEFCRIAALL, encoded by the coding sequence TTGAGCGCCGCCGACGGACTGCCGCCGCTGCGCGTGGTGATGACCGAACACGGTCTCGATCCCCGCAAGGCGCTCGGCCAGAACTTTCTTCTCGACCTCAACCTCACCGGCCGCATCGCGCGGCAGGCCCTGCCGCTGGAAGGCTGCAGCGTCGTCGAGATCGGCCCGGGCCCCGGCGGCCTGACGCGGGCGCTTCTCGCCAACGGCGCCGAACATCTGACGGTGGTCGAGAAGGACAGCCGCTGCCTCGGTGCGCTCGCCGCGATCGCCGCGCATTATCCGGGCCGGCTGACGGTCGTCGAGGGCGACGCGCTGAAAACCGACGTCGCCGCCCTTGCGGACGGGCGGCCGCTGAAGATCGTCGCCAACCTCCCCTACAATATCGGCACGCAGCTGCTGCTCGACTGGGTCGCCGTGCCGTCCTGGCCGCCGGTGTGGAACGAGCTGACGCTGATGTTCCAGCGCGAGGTGGCCGAGCGGATCGTCGCCAAGCCGGGAAGCGCGCATTACGGACGGCTCGCGGTCCTCTGCGGCTGGCGGACGCGGGCGTCGATCCTCTTCGACGTCGGCCCCGAGGCTTTCACGCCGCCGCCCAAGGTGACGTCGTCGGTGGTGCAGCTGCAACCGATCCATGAACCGGTCGACGTGCCGCTCGAGGCGCTGGAGGCGGTCACCGCCGCCGGCTTCGGCCAGCGCCGCAAGATGCTGCGCCAAAGCCTGAAGCCGCTCGGCGGCGAGGCGCTTCTCTTGCGCGCCGGGATCGAACCCCAGCGCCGCGCCGAAACGTTAAGCGTCGAGGAATTCTGCCGCATCGCCGCGCTGCTGTAG
- the lptG gene encoding LPS export ABC transporter permease LptG produces MRATLNQYFFRRYLVSFFSSILVVFALIYLIDMIEVSRRGRFANVDFSTIALVSALRVPSFVEQAFPFIVLFSSIFTLLSLNKRLELVVARASGVSAWQILAPFVLGSILLGIGATLFYNPLAALAQAQSAIIETTLSGGSTEATNDAAPWLRQSGEGVDSIIGAKSVANGGMSLGGVTAFILGPDGAVRERIDAPNAVLEDKGWRLSSPILSRVGYEPRKLETYRLPTTLRPEYVEQKLADPQAIPIWDLRSKIEVARSLGYNSDAFSMHYNTLIAKPALFVAMTLLAATVAMQFARTGQSTRTIVGGITAGFVLYVVTFLAQALGSNAVVPPVVAAWFPVVAAGLFGVTILLHQEDG; encoded by the coding sequence ATGAGAGCGACGCTCAACCAGTATTTCTTCCGCCGCTATCTCGTCAGCTTCTTCTCGTCGATCTTGGTGGTCTTCGCCCTCATCTATCTCATCGACATGATCGAGGTGTCGCGCCGCGGCCGGTTCGCCAATGTCGATTTCTCGACGATCGCTCTCGTCTCGGCGCTGCGGGTCCCCTCCTTCGTCGAGCAGGCCTTTCCCTTCATCGTCCTGTTCTCCTCGATCTTCACGCTTTTGTCGCTGAACAAGCGGCTGGAACTGGTAGTGGCCCGCGCATCCGGGGTCTCGGCATGGCAGATCCTGGCGCCCTTCGTCCTCGGCTCGATTCTCCTCGGCATCGGAGCGACGCTTTTCTACAATCCGCTGGCCGCCCTCGCCCAGGCGCAGTCCGCCATCATCGAGACAACGCTCTCCGGCGGCAGCACCGAGGCCACCAATGACGCAGCGCCGTGGCTGCGGCAGAGCGGCGAGGGCGTCGACTCCATTATCGGCGCCAAGTCGGTGGCGAACGGCGGCATGAGCCTCGGCGGCGTCACCGCGTTCATTCTCGGTCCCGACGGTGCCGTGAGGGAGCGGATCGATGCGCCGAACGCGGTGTTGGAGGACAAGGGCTGGCGACTGTCCTCGCCGATTCTCAGCCGCGTCGGATACGAGCCGCGCAAGCTCGAGACCTACCGGCTGCCGACGACGCTGCGTCCGGAATATGTCGAGCAGAAGCTGGCCGATCCACAGGCGATCCCGATCTGGGACCTTCGATCCAAGATCGAGGTGGCGCGGAGTCTCGGCTACAATTCCGATGCCTTCTCGATGCATTACAACACGCTTATCGCCAAGCCGGCCTTGTTCGTTGCCATGACACTCCTGGCCGCGACGGTCGCCATGCAGTTTGCCCGCACCGGGCAGTCGACACGAACGATAGTCGGTGGCATCACCGCGGGCTTCGTGCTTTACGTCGTAACGTTCCTGGCTCAGGCGCTGGGAAGCAATGCCGTGGTTCCACCGGTGGTCGCCGCATGGTTCCCCGTCGTGGCGGCTGGATTGTTCGGGGTGACGATCCTGCTGCACCAAGAGGATGGCTAG
- a CDS encoding LPS-assembly protein LptD: MTARGNSRRTNSRAQRSALFAGVAVCALYCGGLTASAQAPLGAIGAGVDVPSDAQLFLEADTVTYDRDAAVVTADGGVQIDYGGYKLVARKVVYNQKTKRLLAIGDVELQQPDGNKVYADGADITDDFSDGFIKAMRLETPDNTRFAATGAVREEGSLTTFEQGVYTACEACKEHPERAPLWQVKARKIVWDQKKKEVYYYGARFEIFGKPIAYFPYFQQADPTVKRKSGFLPPEFKSSDTLGYGLRVPYFFALSDSYDVTVAGTYYSRQGFLGEVEYRQATSNGYFTLQAAGISQNDPDSFNVNTPGFDNVERGMVASTGRFSLSDRWTFGWDLLAQSDRTFSTDYSIENFSAIYHTSEVYLTGLGDQSFFDLRAQRFDVQTDDEFTSENQADALPIFDYQRIDPSSIGGGEVEVNVNVASLSRSEANSAVQLLCEPDFIVNGACSATAAANAGRQSYFPYRYDFFDRSVLEGDYTRGTADATWRRTLTTDEGLLLTPSLGVRGDVYRADMSLDGFAFSPANPLLPPTGTSGANPYISLGGIDVDDSGFRGMATAGLLARYPVVIEAANSSHVIEPIAQLIVRPDEMKSGRLPNEDAQSLVFSTANLFSEDKFSGYDRIEGGTRANVGLRYAGTFETGYTLDAMVGQSYHLAGENPYDQEDLALVGYDSGLETDRSDYVTSLTLGTPIGLSLGAQGRFDEETFENRRTDVSAAYGNSRGSFGVAYSFIGAQEIYGFPLDRRQVTTSATVKLNAEWTASASLGYDLENSTLISRSFGIGYLDECFSAMATYTSTEDAYRQTDAQNTVLFKIGLRTIADTEFEYNLSEE, translated from the coding sequence ATGACAGCGAGGGGAAACTCGCGCCGGACGAACAGCAGAGCTCAGCGCAGCGCCCTCTTTGCGGGCGTCGCGGTATGCGCGCTGTATTGCGGCGGTCTCACGGCGAGCGCGCAGGCGCCGCTCGGCGCCATCGGCGCTGGCGTCGACGTGCCGAGCGATGCCCAGCTCTTCCTGGAAGCCGACACCGTCACCTATGACCGCGACGCCGCGGTCGTCACCGCCGACGGCGGCGTGCAGATCGACTATGGCGGCTACAAGCTCGTTGCCCGCAAAGTCGTTTACAACCAGAAGACCAAGCGCCTGCTGGCGATCGGCGACGTCGAACTGCAGCAGCCGGACGGCAACAAGGTCTATGCCGACGGCGCCGACATCACCGACGACTTCTCCGACGGCTTCATCAAGGCCATGCGCCTCGAGACGCCCGACAACACCCGCTTCGCCGCGACCGGCGCTGTGCGCGAGGAAGGCAGCCTCACGACCTTCGAGCAGGGTGTCTACACGGCCTGCGAAGCGTGCAAGGAACATCCCGAACGCGCGCCGCTGTGGCAGGTGAAGGCCCGCAAGATCGTCTGGGATCAGAAGAAGAAAGAGGTCTACTACTACGGCGCGAGGTTCGAGATCTTCGGCAAGCCGATCGCCTATTTCCCGTATTTCCAGCAGGCCGACCCGACCGTGAAGCGCAAGAGCGGCTTCCTGCCGCCCGAGTTCAAATCGTCCGACACGCTCGGCTACGGTCTGCGCGTACCCTACTTCTTCGCCCTCTCCGACAGCTACGACGTCACGGTCGCGGGCACCTACTACAGCCGGCAGGGTTTTCTCGGCGAAGTCGAGTATCGCCAAGCGACCAGCAACGGTTACTTCACCCTCCAGGCCGCCGGCATCTCGCAGAACGATCCGGATTCCTTTAATGTCAACACTCCGGGCTTCGACAATGTCGAGCGCGGCATGGTCGCCAGCACGGGCCGATTCAGCCTGAGCGATCGCTGGACCTTCGGCTGGGACCTTCTCGCGCAGAGCGACCGGACCTTCTCGACCGACTACAGCATCGAGAACTTCTCTGCGATCTATCATACCTCCGAGGTCTACCTGACCGGCCTCGGCGACCAGAGCTTCTTCGATCTTCGGGCACAGCGCTTCGACGTCCAGACAGACGACGAGTTCACGTCAGAAAACCAGGCCGACGCGCTGCCGATCTTCGATTACCAGCGGATCGATCCGTCTTCCATCGGCGGCGGCGAAGTCGAGGTCAACGTCAATGTGGCCAGCCTCAGCCGAAGCGAGGCGAATTCCGCCGTTCAGCTTTTGTGCGAACCCGATTTCATCGTGAACGGCGCTTGCAGCGCGACGGCAGCGGCAAATGCCGGCCGTCAGTCCTACTTTCCCTATCGCTACGATTTCTTCGACCGCAGCGTCCTTGAAGGCGACTATACGCGCGGGACGGCCGATGCCACCTGGCGCCGCACGCTGACCACAGACGAGGGTCTGCTTCTCACGCCGTCGCTCGGCGTGCGCGGCGACGTTTATCGCGCCGACATGTCGCTGGACGGTTTCGCCTTCTCGCCGGCCAACCCTCTTCTCCCGCCGACCGGGACGTCGGGAGCGAACCCCTACATCAGCCTCGGCGGCATCGACGTTGACGATTCCGGATTCCGCGGCATGGCCACGGCCGGTCTCCTCGCCCGCTACCCCGTCGTCATAGAGGCCGCCAATTCCTCGCACGTGATCGAACCGATCGCCCAGCTGATCGTGCGTCCCGACGAGATGAAAAGCGGGCGGTTGCCGAACGAGGACGCGCAGAGCCTCGTCTTTTCGACCGCCAATCTCTTTTCCGAGGACAAGTTCTCGGGCTACGACCGGATCGAGGGCGGCACCCGCGCCAATGTCGGCCTGCGCTATGCCGGCACCTTCGAGACCGGCTACACGCTCGACGCCATGGTCGGGCAGTCCTACCACCTCGCCGGCGAAAATCCCTACGATCAGGAAGATCTGGCGTTGGTGGGCTATGATTCCGGCCTCGAGACCGACCGGTCCGACTATGTCACTTCCCTCACGCTGGGAACGCCCATCGGCCTGTCTCTGGGTGCCCAGGGTCGCTTCGACGAGGAAACCTTCGAAAACCGGCGTACCGATGTTTCCGCCGCCTACGGCAACAGCCGCGGCAGTTTCGGCGTCGCCTATTCCTTCATCGGCGCACAGGAGATCTACGGCTTCCCGCTCGATCGCCGGCAGGTCACGACCTCGGCCACCGTCAAGCTGAACGCCGAGTGGACCGCCTCGGCCTCCCTCGGCTACGATCTCGAGAATTCGACGCTGATCAGCCGGTCCTTCGGCATCGGCTATCTCGACGAGTGCTTCAGCGCCATGGCGACCTACACCAGCACGGAAGACGCCTACCGCCAGACCGATGCCCAGAACACGGTCCTCTTCAAGATCGGGCTGCGGACGATCGCCGACACCGAATTCGAATATAACCTTTCCGAGGAATAG
- a CDS encoding arginyltransferase — MTAHPQTPQFFLTSPTPCPYLPGQLERKVFTHLVGEKAPELLDLLTQGGFRRSQNIAYRPACERCRACTSVRIVVDEFEPTKSMKRVMARNRDIVGRMDAAFPSSEQYSLFRRYLDDRHAKGGMSEMSVLDYAMMVEDSQVDTRLIQYRMRGPDSGFTRASDGALIGTALSDVMGDGMSMVYSFFEPDEHDRSLGTFMILDHIERTKRLGLPYLYLGYWVRGSRKMDYKIRYQPQEHLQSKGWERFRPRDTAEPMADGREEPAVVAGALAAGS, encoded by the coding sequence ATGACGGCGCATCCGCAGACACCGCAGTTCTTCCTGACCTCGCCGACGCCCTGCCCCTACCTCCCCGGACAGCTCGAGCGAAAGGTGTTCACGCATCTCGTCGGCGAGAAGGCGCCGGAGCTTCTCGACCTTCTGACCCAGGGCGGCTTCCGGCGCAGCCAGAACATCGCCTATCGCCCGGCCTGCGAGCGCTGCCGGGCCTGCACCTCGGTGCGGATCGTCGTCGACGAGTTCGAGCCGACGAAGTCGATGAAGCGGGTGATGGCGCGCAACCGCGACATCGTCGGCCGGATGGATGCAGCCTTCCCGTCGAGCGAACAGTACTCCCTCTTCCGCCGCTATCTCGATGATCGCCACGCCAAGGGTGGCATGTCGGAAATGTCGGTGCTCGACTACGCCATGATGGTCGAGGACAGTCAGGTCGACACGCGCCTCATCCAGTACCGGATGCGCGGTCCCGACTCCGGCTTCACCCGCGCCTCCGACGGCGCCCTCATCGGCACCGCGCTCAGCGACGTGATGGGCGACGGCATGTCGATGGTCTACTCCTTCTTCGAACCCGACGAGCACGACCGCAGCCTCGGTACCTTCATGATCCTCGACCACATCGAGCGCACGAAGAGACTCGGCCTGCCCTATCTCTACCTCGGTTATTGGGTGAGGGGCTCGCGCAAGATGGACTACAAGATCCGCTACCAGCCGCAGGAGCACCTGCAGTCGAAGGGCTGGGAGCGGTTTCGGCCCCGCGACACGGCGGAGCCCATGGCCGATGGACGGGAAGAGCCGGCTGTCGTCGCCGGTGCCCTCGCCGCCGGATCGTAA
- a CDS encoding SurA N-terminal domain-containing protein translates to MALTLTVGAMGVLATGPALAASEIKVIVNKEPVTTFAIRQRAAFLKLRRVKGDLTKAATEELIDEALKKQETRRRNITIPDQAVEQSFQKFAADNKLTGAQLSQIFGQVGFSEKAFKEYIRVQMGWGQAVQSSVRGGDGRVTEQDAVQRMLAQGGTKPSTTEYTLQQVIFVIPEAKRGAMKADRMREAAAMRSRFRSCQENYEFAKGLRDVTVRELGRVPLLALPERWKDGIVKAGNSGTTPPQETERGVEYIVVCGSRTISDDKTAAMVFQSQDLEKIGKSEPDAKLLKELRDKATIIKR, encoded by the coding sequence TTGGCTCTGACTCTCACAGTCGGGGCAATGGGCGTCCTCGCGACCGGGCCGGCCCTGGCAGCCTCCGAGATCAAGGTCATCGTCAACAAGGAACCGGTTACAACCTTCGCCATCCGGCAGCGTGCCGCCTTTCTGAAACTGCGCCGCGTCAAGGGTGACCTCACCAAGGCCGCTACCGAGGAACTCATCGACGAGGCGCTGAAGAAGCAGGAAACGCGTCGGCGCAACATCACGATTCCCGACCAGGCCGTCGAGCAGTCGTTCCAGAAATTTGCCGCAGACAACAAGCTGACCGGGGCCCAGCTGAGCCAGATCTTCGGACAGGTCGGTTTCTCGGAGAAGGCGTTCAAGGAATATATCCGTGTCCAGATGGGCTGGGGCCAGGCGGTTCAGTCGAGCGTGCGCGGCGGCGACGGCCGCGTGACCGAGCAGGATGCGGTGCAGCGGATGCTGGCGCAGGGCGGCACCAAACCCTCGACCACGGAGTACACGCTCCAGCAGGTGATCTTCGTCATCCCCGAAGCCAAGCGCGGCGCGATGAAGGCCGATCGCATGCGCGAGGCCGCCGCGATGCGCTCGCGCTTCCGGTCCTGCCAGGAGAACTACGAATTCGCCAAGGGCTTGCGCGACGTCACCGTTCGGGAGCTCGGCCGCGTACCGCTGCTGGCTCTTCCGGAACGTTGGAAGGACGGAATCGTCAAGGCTGGCAACAGCGGTACGACGCCGCCCCAGGAGACCGAACGCGGCGTCGAATACATCGTCGTCTGCGGCTCGCGCACCATCTCGGACGACAAGACCGCTGCCATGGTCTTCCAGAGTCAGGATCTGGAGAAGATCGGCAAGTCCGAGCCGGACGCCAAGCTCCTGAAAGAGCTCCGCGACAAGGCGACGATCATCAAGCGATGA
- a CDS encoding leucyl aminopeptidase — protein MSIRPSVHFAPMELPGKGVLVLFAGEAAGLASSVLPQIGETVARAAASQKFTGKRLATLDILAPAGVDVERILVVGLKGETPLGEEDWLKLGGVVASKTKKAETVTIWCDAADGSLSADAAAGIASGIVLRAYDFDRYKTKKPKKDGEEESADVACAVTLAVADVPAAGTAYELASAVVEGVILARDLVNEPANVLGPIEYVDQINELSAQGIDVEILGEAEMTELKMFALLGVALGSPRGARLAIMRWSGGPEGEAPIAFVGKGVVFDTGGISIKPAGGMEDMKGDMGGSAAVVGLMRALAGRKAKVNVVGIVGLVENAVDGKAQRPGDIVTAMSGTTIEVINTDAEGRLVLADALWYCQDRFQPKFMIDLATLTGAVIVALGNHQAGLFSNNDELSERLHEAGKATGEKVWRLPLGPEYDKLIEGKFADIKNVGSGRAAGSITAAQFLQRFVNDVPWAHLDIAGTAMGSPSNEYNQSWASGFGVRLLNRLVETHYEQK, from the coding sequence ATGTCGATTCGACCATCCGTCCACTTTGCCCCCATGGAATTGCCCGGAAAAGGCGTGCTCGTGCTGTTTGCCGGCGAAGCAGCCGGCCTTGCGTCTTCCGTGTTGCCGCAAATCGGCGAAACGGTGGCGCGGGCGGCCGCGTCGCAGAAATTCACCGGCAAGCGGCTCGCGACCCTCGACATCCTCGCGCCGGCTGGCGTCGACGTCGAGCGCATCCTCGTCGTGGGCTTGAAGGGCGAGACCCCCTTGGGGGAGGAGGACTGGCTGAAGCTCGGCGGTGTCGTCGCCTCCAAGACGAAGAAGGCCGAGACCGTGACCATCTGGTGCGATGCTGCCGACGGCAGCCTTTCGGCCGACGCGGCCGCGGGGATCGCCTCCGGCATCGTGCTGCGGGCCTATGACTTCGACCGCTACAAGACGAAGAAGCCGAAGAAGGACGGCGAGGAGGAAAGCGCCGATGTCGCCTGCGCCGTGACGCTGGCGGTCGCCGACGTCCCCGCAGCCGGTACGGCCTACGAGCTTGCCAGCGCGGTCGTCGAGGGCGTGATCCTCGCCCGCGATCTCGTCAACGAGCCGGCGAATGTGCTCGGCCCGATCGAATATGTCGACCAGATCAACGAACTGTCGGCGCAGGGCATCGACGTCGAGATCCTCGGCGAGGCCGAGATGACGGAACTGAAGATGTTCGCGCTCCTCGGCGTCGCGCTGGGATCGCCCCGCGGCGCGCGGCTCGCCATCATGCGCTGGTCGGGCGGCCCGGAGGGCGAGGCGCCGATCGCCTTCGTCGGCAAGGGCGTCGTCTTCGACACGGGCGGCATCTCGATCAAGCCGGCGGGCGGCATGGAAGACATGAAGGGCGACATGGGTGGCTCGGCCGCCGTCGTCGGCCTGATGCGCGCGCTCGCCGGACGCAAGGCGAAGGTCAACGTCGTCGGCATCGTCGGCCTCGTCGAGAACGCCGTCGACGGAAAGGCGCAGCGCCCCGGCGACATCGTCACTGCCATGTCCGGTACGACTATCGAAGTCATCAACACCGATGCCGAAGGCCGGCTCGTCCTCGCCGACGCGCTCTGGTACTGCCAGGACCGTTTCCAGCCGAAGTTCATGATCGACCTGGCGACGCTGACGGGCGCCGTCATCGTCGCTCTCGGCAACCATCAGGCGGGCCTCTTCTCCAACAATGACGAGCTCTCCGAGCGCCTGCACGAAGCGGGCAAGGCGACCGGCGAAAAGGTCTGGCGGCTGCCGCTCGGGCCGGAATACGACAAGCTGATCGAGGGCAAGTTCGCCGACATCAAGAATGTCGGCAGCGGTCGCGCCGCCGGCTCGATCACCGCGGCGCAGTTCCTGCAGCGCTTCGTCAACGACGTGCCCTGGGCCCATCTCGACATCGCCGGCACCGCGATGGGCTCGCCGTCGAACGAGTACAACCAGTCTTGGGCCTCGGGTTTCGGCGTGCGCCTTCTGAACCGCCTGGTCGAGACGCACTACGAGCAGAAGTAG
- a CDS encoding DNA polymerase III subunit chi, translating into MAEVLFYHLTESRLEEALPDLLEKSLARGWRVVIQAVTPERRDALDHNLWTFREESFLPHGSDAESSGALQPILLTVDPAQNANDPQCRFMVEGAVPASLESYVRGVYLFDGHDAEQLAGARARWTIEKAAGHQVTYWQQGEDKRWVKKA; encoded by the coding sequence GTGGCCGAAGTCCTCTTCTATCATCTCACCGAGAGCCGGCTCGAGGAGGCGCTGCCCGACCTCCTCGAAAAGAGCCTCGCGCGCGGCTGGCGCGTCGTCATTCAGGCGGTGACGCCTGAACGCCGCGACGCGCTCGACCACAATCTCTGGACGTTCCGCGAGGAATCCTTCCTGCCGCACGGCTCGGACGCCGAGTCGAGCGGCGCCCTCCAGCCGATCCTTCTGACCGTCGACCCCGCCCAGAACGCCAATGACCCGCAGTGCCGCTTCATGGTCGAGGGCGCGGTGCCGGCCTCGCTCGAGTCCTATGTGCGGGGTGTCTATCTTTTCGACGGCCACGACGCCGAACAGCTCGCCGGCGCCCGTGCGCGGTGGACGATCGAGAAGGCGGCCGGCCATCAGGTCACCTACTGGCAGCAGGGCGAGGACAAGCGCTGGGTCAAGAAGGCGTAG
- a CDS encoding RDD family protein has product MSEHIGAQFEPRGDAFSADHLYEGVRRRRMAAFVADYAIVLLLSVPTAVIVFLFGIVTLGLGWMLYAILLPAIAVVYIGTTMGSAAQATLGMRMAGLKLVRLDGARVDPMLAIVHGVVFWASNAVLTPFVLLVGLFTPRKQLLQDLLLGTVVIRNR; this is encoded by the coding sequence ATGAGCGAGCACATTGGTGCGCAGTTCGAGCCGCGGGGCGACGCCTTCAGTGCAGACCACCTCTACGAGGGCGTGCGCCGACGCCGCATGGCCGCCTTCGTCGCCGACTATGCGATCGTCCTCCTTCTCTCCGTGCCGACGGCGGTGATCGTCTTCCTGTTCGGCATCGTGACGCTGGGCCTCGGCTGGATGCTCTACGCCATTCTCCTGCCGGCCATTGCCGTCGTCTACATCGGCACCACGATGGGCAGTGCGGCGCAGGCGACCCTCGGCATGCGCATGGCGGGCCTCAAGCTCGTGCGTCTTGACGGCGCCCGGGTGGATCCGATGCTGGCGATCGTGCACGGCGTTGTGTTCTGGGCATCCAATGCGGTCCTCACGCCGTTCGTCCTGCTCGTCGGCCTCTTCACGCCGCGCAAGCAGCTCCTGCAGGATCTGCTGCTGGGAACGGTGGTCATCCGGAACCGGTGA
- a CDS encoding LptF/LptG family permease: MSLLERYIFRRALGFSLASLASLVLIVWVVQALQRIDIVRTSASAAGNIFWIAMMLIPDLAAGVVPFAVIIGAIQALNALNADSERAVIAASGASGAVVIKPILALGIVAAMLLLVLSHVVGPAAQRGFYNGLRTINADAITLFLQPGRFVEIQDSLVISISDVNGSVVDGLFLSDTRDPTMDLTYFAKQAQILQRDGASYLLLLDGQLHRKTTVDGSTSIIQFQTYAFDLASLKPAGSEDWTRTSERPTSELLFPDINDPDFQSRPQAFSKELSQRLTDWMYPICFALWALVVAGHPRTNRQGAGPAMGLGLAGALTLKALGFVSLSLVDRDPRLQFVVFLIPLLSIGFSVILIYANVNVSDLGFVQKISDGIARLGRIGANRWPGAVAGKAGQS; encoded by the coding sequence ATGAGCCTTCTCGAGCGCTACATATTCAGGAGGGCTCTCGGGTTCAGCCTCGCATCGCTGGCGTCGCTCGTCTTGATCGTGTGGGTCGTCCAGGCGTTGCAGCGGATCGACATCGTGCGCACCAGCGCTTCGGCGGCTGGCAACATCTTCTGGATCGCGATGATGCTGATTCCGGACCTTGCAGCCGGTGTCGTCCCGTTTGCGGTCATCATCGGCGCCATCCAGGCGCTCAACGCCCTCAATGCCGACAGCGAGCGGGCGGTAATCGCGGCCAGCGGCGCTTCGGGCGCGGTCGTGATCAAGCCGATCCTCGCGCTCGGCATCGTCGCGGCGATGCTCCTTCTCGTCCTTTCCCATGTGGTCGGCCCGGCGGCCCAGCGGGGTTTCTACAACGGTCTTCGCACCATCAACGCGGACGCCATCACGCTTTTTCTGCAGCCGGGGCGTTTCGTCGAGATCCAGGACAGCCTCGTCATCAGCATCAGCGACGTCAACGGTTCGGTTGTCGACGGGCTGTTCCTGTCCGATACGCGCGACCCGACCATGGATCTGACCTATTTCGCCAAGCAGGCGCAGATCCTGCAACGCGACGGCGCATCCTATCTTCTCCTCCTCGACGGCCAGTTGCACCGGAAGACTACGGTCGACGGGTCGACGTCGATCATCCAGTTCCAGACCTATGCCTTCGATCTCGCCAGCCTGAAGCCGGCAGGCAGCGAGGACTGGACAAGGACCTCGGAGCGGCCGACGAGCGAGCTGCTGTTTCCCGACATCAACGATCCCGACTTTCAAAGCCGACCTCAGGCTTTCAGCAAGGAATTGTCGCAGCGTCTGACCGACTGGATGTACCCGATCTGCTTTGCGCTCTGGGCCCTTGTTGTCGCGGGCCATCCAAGGACCAATCGCCAGGGTGCCGGACCCGCCATGGGGCTCGGCCTCGCCGGCGCGCTGACGCTGAAGGCGCTCGGCTTCGTGTCGCTGTCGCTTGTCGATCGCGATCCGCGGCTGCAGTTCGTGGTCTTCCTGATACCGCTCCTGTCGATCGGCTTCAGTGTGATCCTGATCTACGCAAACGTGAACGTCTCCGATCTGGGCTTCGTGCAGAAGATCAGCGACGGAATCGCGCGCCTTGGGCGCATCGGCGCCAATCGCTGGCCAGGCGCCGTCGCCGGAAAGGCGGGGCAGTCATGA